A section of the Ovis canadensis isolate MfBH-ARS-UI-01 breed Bighorn chromosome 1, ARS-UI_OviCan_v2, whole genome shotgun sequence genome encodes:
- the LOC138433904 gene encoding protein FAM220A-like, which translates to MRDRCRPLCTRLAEEQGAGAASDRASCRELWSERRQEASPGPADAASWARRPAVDARGDPGKKESSLETKRDPRSASPSPRSGLEALPRWQAAVRRNSASAAAQSNPAGLPSAPAGERSAGLACGVGEAPGTDWPWAVPRPPGSHRGWSLGREPRGSGLLGRQRGSAKGVSEFDPPRALLEKLDSALAPSCLPSILLHAHPLIFLNDETKSVFPGRSEPMFSEPRVEYKKMLSWEKSTSDDLQITVASLAAQAFE; encoded by the coding sequence ATGAGGGACAGATGCAGGCCTCTCTGCACCCGCCTTGCAGAGGAGCAGGGAGCAGGCGCAGCCTCGGACAGAGCCTCGTGCAGAGAACTGTGGAGCgagagaaggcaggaggcgaGCCCTGGCCCAGCAGATGCCGCTTCCTGGGCGAGGAGGCCTGCGGTCGATGCCCGGGGAGATCCAGGAAAGAAGGAGTCATCACTAGAAACAAAGCGTGACCCGCGTAGCGCCAGCCCCTCGCCTCGCAGTGGCCTCGAAGCGCTTCCGCGGTGGCAAGCAGCAGTACGGAGAAACTCGGCCTCAGCGGCTGCGCAGAGCAACCCTGCGGGTCTGCCCTCGGCTCCGGCAGGGGAGCGGAGTGCGGGACTGGCCTGCGGCGTCGGGGAGGCTCCGGGCACGGACTGGCCGTGGGCAGTGCCCAGGCCCCCTGGCAGCCACAGAGGATGGAGCCTCGGCAGAGAGCCCCGGGGGTCAGGACTGCTAGGCCGGCAGAGAGGGTCTGCAAAGGGGGTTTCTGAGTTTGACCCGCCCCGTGCTCTCCTGGAGAAGCTGGACTCTGCGTTGGCACCCTCTTGCCTGCCATCCATCCTGCTGCATGCTCATCCCCTAATATTCTTGAATGATGAGACGAAAAGTGTTTTCCCTGGCCGCTCAGAGCCCATGTTTTCAGAGCCAAGAGTAGAATACAAGAAAATGCTTTCATGGGAAAAAAGTACCTCAGATGATCTGCAGATAACAGTGGCGTCACTGGCTGCACAAGCTTTTGAATGA